A DNA window from Drosophila biarmipes strain raj3 chromosome 2R, RU_DBia_V1.1, whole genome shotgun sequence contains the following coding sequences:
- the LOC108036906 gene encoding zinc finger protein 37 isoform X11, translating into MCAAQNPPPFGYTWGFADNGSRATESVLEISPNINYTVSGESMPYLLSTDGSLAVQKDVKGLTAGGKNNVVRRMFVVNDPSFPPGTQRVITAGGSTVVKKQDQNQQVLSLDKNFQVQKVIQGLEDNEDSQGEAPNLKLEPGTLELSPKTELQESMHFSETDATIKKERPYSCDECGKSFLLKHHLTTHARVHTGGERPHICTHCGKSFAHKHCLNTHLLLHSTERPYQCQECKKSFTLKHHLLTHSRVHSRERPFVCQECGRAFPLKRHLVTHSKFHAGERPYVCEECGESFAQENHLIMHSRFHGSLNPFVCAECGASFPRKFQLVNHGRIHGKIPHSCTVCGKEFLQKRTLVSHMRRVHTGEQAHPCVSCGEGFLTKAELHQHVRTAHNGVNPNTSSATIIANQQQLQQAHHHQAGQQTHPQTITVVSNPGNSTLLTVSTTDANGVARPQFVCRECGSAFNSREALALHLRLHTGDKSLMTDLCALTAALPGHFLSTASLNPGTVVTANPNLVGQSPVPVQIISSTGQVMSQTTLVQAANSTHPQAVVTAVPTMPVHGQQQHLQHVAQQQQQQQQQQQQQQQQHVVAVAPANKPKSHFCASCGKGFAAKHGLMQHNRRHPNGGCTVRTHVCECGKAFFQKNHLMLHQRQHLETKPAISQQQEATAQQQLAAAGEQQQVQVQIMPDGQIHGKVIKYEICRSVLPEDQQQEQGDMSAD; encoded by the exons ATGTGCGCCGCCCAGAATCCGCCGCCCTTCGGCTATACCTGGGGCTTTGCTGACAACGGCAGCCGCGCCACCGAATCGGTCCTGGAGATATCGCCGAACATCAACTACACGGTCAGCGGGGAGTCG ATGCCCTATCTGCTATCGACGGATGGATCATTAGCTGTTCAAAAGGACGTTAAAGGCCTGACAGCTGGCGGCAAAAATAATGTCGTACGTCGCATGTTCGTGGTAAACGATCCGTCATTTCCGCCTGGAACCCAGAG AGTTATCACCGCTGGAGGATCGACGGTGGTCAAGAAGCAGGACCAAAATCAGCAGGTTCTGAGCCTCGACAAGAACT TTCAAGTACAGAAAGTAATACAAGGACTGGAAGATAACGAGGACTCGCAGGGCGAAGCACCCAACTTAAAGTTGGAGCCAGGCACATTAGAGTTGTCCCCGAAGACCGAACTACAGGAATCAATGCATTTCAGCGAA ACGGACGCCACCATCAAAAAGGAACGCCCGTACAGTTGCGACGAGTGCGGCAAGTCCTTTCTGCTCAAGCATCATCTGACAACCCACGCACGCGTGCACACAGGTG GTGAACGCCCCCACATCTGCACCCACTGCGGCAAGagcttcgcgcacaagcactGTCTCAACACTCACCTGCTTCTTCACTCCACGGAGCGACCCTATCAGTGCCAGGAGTGCAAGAAGAGCTTCACCCTCAAGCACCATCTGCTGACCCATTCGCGTGTCCATAGCCGCGAGCGACCGTTCGTCTGTCAGGAGTGCGGACGTGCCTTTCCGCTGAAGCGCCACCTGGTCACGCACAGCAAGTTCCACGCAGGCGAGCGACCCTATGTCTGCGAGGAATGCGGGGAGAGCTTTGCTCAGGAAAACCACCTGATTATGCACTCGCG CTTCCATGGCTCGTTGAATCCATTTGTTTGTGCAGAGTGCGGAGCTTCGTTTCCACGCAAGTTCCAACTGGTTAACCACGGGCGCATTCACGGCAAGATCCCCCACTCGTGCACTGTGTGCGGCAAAGAATTTCTACAGAAGCGAACACTGGTTTCCCACATGAG GCGCGTACACACTGGCGAGCAGGCGCATCCCTGCGTCAGCTGCGGCGAGGGATTCCTTACCAAGGCCGAGCTACACCAGCATGTGAGGACGGCGCACAATGGCGTCAATCCGAACACAAGCAGTGCCACCATCATAGCCAATCAGCAG CAGCTGCAACAGGCCCATCACCATCAGGCCGGTCAACAGACGCATCCGCAGACCATAACTGTGGTGAGCAATCCGGGTAACTCCACGCTGCTAACTGTCTCCACGACAGATGCCAATGGCGTGGCGCGTCCACAGTTTGTGTGCCG CGAGTGTGGCAGCGCTTTTAACAGTCGAGAGGCCTTGGCACTTCACTTGCGCCTTCACACTGGCGATAAGAGCCTGATGACAGATCTGTGTGCCTTGACGGCCGCGCTGCCGGGACACTTCTTGAGCACGGCCAGCCTGAATCCAGGCACCGTGGTCACGGCCAACCCGAATCTGGTGGGCCAGAGCCCAGTGCCTGTGCAGATCATATCGTCCACCGGTCAGGTTATGTCGCAGACCACACTGGTGCAGGCCGCCAACTCGACCCATCCGCAGGCTGTGGTCACCGCGGTGCCCACGATGCCCGTAcacggccagcagcagcatctgcagcacgtggcccagcagcagcagcaacagcagcaacaacagcagcaacagcagcagcagcacgtTGTCGCCGTGGCGCCGGCCAACAAGCCCAAGTCGCATTTCTGCGCCAGCTGCGGCAAGGGATTCGCCGCCAAGCACGGACTCATGCAGCACAATAGGCGGCACCCGAACGGCGGATGCACGGTACGCACCCACGTGTGCGAGTGCGGCAAGGCCTTCTTCCAGAAGAACCACCTGATGCTGCACCAGCGCCAGCATCTCGAGACGAAGCCAGCCATATCCCAGCAACAG GAGGCCACTGCCCAGCAGCAATTGGCGGCTGCCGGCGAACAGCAGCAAGTGCAGGTGCAGATAATGCCCGATGGCCAGATCCACGGAAAGGTGATCAAGTACGAGATCTGCCGCAGTGTCTTGCCAGAGGatcagcagcaggagcagggcgACATGAGTGCGGACTAA
- the LOC108036906 gene encoding zinc finger protein 665 isoform X3, whose protein sequence is MCAAQNPPPFGYTWGFADNGSRATESVLEISPNINYTVSGESMPYLLSTDGSLAVQKDVKGLTAGGKNNVVRRMFVVNDPSFPPGTQRVITAGGSTVVKKQDQNQQVLSLDKNYLLVDPATAAAAAAAAGGDQGLAHHHTLTNGSIVDAKTGQTVLTAGSAAAKSHFSSIGALHLTQEECNEILIKRAIAAGHHQTHTITAADGSHHHASGGTPSGATTLLGDILPGISVQVQKVIQGLEDNEDSQGEAPNLKLEPGTLELSPKTELQESMHFSETDATIKKERPYSCDECGKSFLLKHHLTTHARVHTGGERPHICTHCGKSFAHKHCLNTHLLLHSTERPYQCQECKKSFTLKHHLLTHSRVHSRERPFVCQECGRAFPLKRHLVTHSKFHAGERPYVCEECGESFAQENHLIMHSRFHGSLNPFVCAECGASFPRKFQLVNHGRIHGKIPHSCTVCGKEFLQKRTLVSHMRRVHTGEQAHPCVSCGEGFLTKAELHQHVRTAHNGVNPNTSSATIIANQQLQQAHHHQAGQQTHPQTITVVSNPGNSTLLTVSTTDANGVARPQFVCRECGSAFNSREALALHLRLHTGDKSLMTDLCALTAALPGHFLSTASLNPGTVVTANPNLVGQSPVPVQIISSTGQVMSQTTLVQAANSTHPQAVVTAVPTMPVHGQQQHLQHVAQQQQQQQQQQQQQQQQHVVAVAPANKPKSHFCASCGKGFAAKHGLMQHNRRHPNGGCTVRTHVCECGKAFFQKNHLMLHQRQHLETKPAISQQQEATAQQQLAAAGEQQQVQVQIMPDGQIHGKVIKYEICRSVLPEDQQQEQGDMSAD, encoded by the exons ATGTGCGCCGCCCAGAATCCGCCGCCCTTCGGCTATACCTGGGGCTTTGCTGACAACGGCAGCCGCGCCACCGAATCGGTCCTGGAGATATCGCCGAACATCAACTACACGGTCAGCGGGGAGTCG ATGCCCTATCTGCTATCGACGGATGGATCATTAGCTGTTCAAAAGGACGTTAAAGGCCTGACAGCTGGCGGCAAAAATAATGTCGTACGTCGCATGTTCGTGGTAAACGATCCGTCATTTCCGCCTGGAACCCAGAG AGTTATCACCGCTGGAGGATCGACGGTGGTCAAGAAGCAGGACCAAAATCAGCAGGTTCTGAGCCTCGACAAGAACT ATCTGCTGGTGGATCCGGCCAcggccgcagcagcagctgccgctgctggTGGGGATCAGGGGCTCGCCCACCACCACACGCTGACCAACGGCAGCATAGTTGATGCCAAGACCGGACAGACGGTGCTAACCGCCGGCTCTGCGGCGGCCAAGTCGCACTTCAGCTCGATCGGAGCGCTGCATCTCACGCAAGAGGAGTGCAATGAGATCCTGATCAAGCGCGCCATCGCTGCCGGCCACCATCAGACGCACACGATCACCGCTGCCGACGGATCCCATCACCATGCGTCCGGCGGGACACCAA GCGGTGCAACAACACTCTTAGGTGACATACTTCCTGGTATTTCAGTTCAAGTACAGAAAGTAATACAAGGACTGGAAGATAACGAGGACTCGCAGGGCGAAGCACCCAACTTAAAGTTGGAGCCAGGCACATTAGAGTTGTCCCCGAAGACCGAACTACAGGAATCAATGCATTTCAGCGAA ACGGACGCCACCATCAAAAAGGAACGCCCGTACAGTTGCGACGAGTGCGGCAAGTCCTTTCTGCTCAAGCATCATCTGACAACCCACGCACGCGTGCACACAGGTG GTGAACGCCCCCACATCTGCACCCACTGCGGCAAGagcttcgcgcacaagcactGTCTCAACACTCACCTGCTTCTTCACTCCACGGAGCGACCCTATCAGTGCCAGGAGTGCAAGAAGAGCTTCACCCTCAAGCACCATCTGCTGACCCATTCGCGTGTCCATAGCCGCGAGCGACCGTTCGTCTGTCAGGAGTGCGGACGTGCCTTTCCGCTGAAGCGCCACCTGGTCACGCACAGCAAGTTCCACGCAGGCGAGCGACCCTATGTCTGCGAGGAATGCGGGGAGAGCTTTGCTCAGGAAAACCACCTGATTATGCACTCGCG CTTCCATGGCTCGTTGAATCCATTTGTTTGTGCAGAGTGCGGAGCTTCGTTTCCACGCAAGTTCCAACTGGTTAACCACGGGCGCATTCACGGCAAGATCCCCCACTCGTGCACTGTGTGCGGCAAAGAATTTCTACAGAAGCGAACACTGGTTTCCCACATGAG GCGCGTACACACTGGCGAGCAGGCGCATCCCTGCGTCAGCTGCGGCGAGGGATTCCTTACCAAGGCCGAGCTACACCAGCATGTGAGGACGGCGCACAATGGCGTCAATCCGAACACAAGCAGTGCCACCATCATAGCCAATCAGCAG CTGCAACAGGCCCATCACCATCAGGCCGGTCAACAGACGCATCCGCAGACCATAACTGTGGTGAGCAATCCGGGTAACTCCACGCTGCTAACTGTCTCCACGACAGATGCCAATGGCGTGGCGCGTCCACAGTTTGTGTGCCG CGAGTGTGGCAGCGCTTTTAACAGTCGAGAGGCCTTGGCACTTCACTTGCGCCTTCACACTGGCGATAAGAGCCTGATGACAGATCTGTGTGCCTTGACGGCCGCGCTGCCGGGACACTTCTTGAGCACGGCCAGCCTGAATCCAGGCACCGTGGTCACGGCCAACCCGAATCTGGTGGGCCAGAGCCCAGTGCCTGTGCAGATCATATCGTCCACCGGTCAGGTTATGTCGCAGACCACACTGGTGCAGGCCGCCAACTCGACCCATCCGCAGGCTGTGGTCACCGCGGTGCCCACGATGCCCGTAcacggccagcagcagcatctgcagcacgtggcccagcagcagcagcaacagcagcaacaacagcagcaacagcagcagcagcacgtTGTCGCCGTGGCGCCGGCCAACAAGCCCAAGTCGCATTTCTGCGCCAGCTGCGGCAAGGGATTCGCCGCCAAGCACGGACTCATGCAGCACAATAGGCGGCACCCGAACGGCGGATGCACGGTACGCACCCACGTGTGCGAGTGCGGCAAGGCCTTCTTCCAGAAGAACCACCTGATGCTGCACCAGCGCCAGCATCTCGAGACGAAGCCAGCCATATCCCAGCAACAG GAGGCCACTGCCCAGCAGCAATTGGCGGCTGCCGGCGAACAGCAGCAAGTGCAGGTGCAGATAATGCCCGATGGCCAGATCCACGGAAAGGTGATCAAGTACGAGATCTGCCGCAGTGTCTTGCCAGAGGatcagcagcaggagcagggcgACATGAGTGCGGACTAA
- the LOC108036906 gene encoding zinc finger protein 16 isoform X6, with translation MCAAQNPPPFGYTWGFADNGSRATESVLEISPNINYTVSGESMPYLLSTDGSLAVQKDVKGLTAGGKNNVVRRMFVVNDPSFPPGTQRVITAGGSTVVKKQDQNQQVLSLDKNYLLVDPATAAAAAAAAGGDQGLAHHHTLTNGSIVDAKTGQTVLTAGSAAAKSHFSSIGALHLTQEECNEILIKRAIAAGHHQTHTITAADGSHHHASGGTPIQVQKVIQGLEDNEDSQGEAPNLKLEPGTLELSPKTELQESMHFSETDATIKKERPYSCDECGKSFLLKHHLTTHARVHTGGERPHICTHCGKSFAHKHCLNTHLLLHSTERPYQCQECKKSFTLKHHLLTHSRVHSRERPFVCQECGRAFPLKRHLVTHSKFHAGERPYVCEECGESFAQENHLIMHSRFHGSLNPFVCAECGASFPRKFQLVNHGRIHGKIPHSCTVCGKEFLQKRTLVSHMRRVHTGEQAHPCVSCGEGFLTKAELHQHVRTAHNGVNPNTSSATIIANQQQLQQAHHHQAGQQTHPQTITVVSNPGNSTLLTVSTTDANGVARPQFVCRECGSAFNSREALALHLRLHTGDKSLMTDLCALTAALPGHFLSTASLNPGTVVTANPNLVGQSPVPVQIISSTGQVMSQTTLVQAANSTHPQAVVTAVPTMPVHGQQQHLQHVAQQQQQQQQQQQQQQQQHVVAVAPANKPKSHFCASCGKGFAAKHGLMQHNRRHPNGGCTVRTHVCECGKAFFQKNHLMLHQRQHLETKPAISQQQEATAQQQLAAAGEQQQVQVQIMPDGQIHGKVIKYEICRSVLPEDQQQEQGDMSAD, from the exons ATGTGCGCCGCCCAGAATCCGCCGCCCTTCGGCTATACCTGGGGCTTTGCTGACAACGGCAGCCGCGCCACCGAATCGGTCCTGGAGATATCGCCGAACATCAACTACACGGTCAGCGGGGAGTCG ATGCCCTATCTGCTATCGACGGATGGATCATTAGCTGTTCAAAAGGACGTTAAAGGCCTGACAGCTGGCGGCAAAAATAATGTCGTACGTCGCATGTTCGTGGTAAACGATCCGTCATTTCCGCCTGGAACCCAGAG AGTTATCACCGCTGGAGGATCGACGGTGGTCAAGAAGCAGGACCAAAATCAGCAGGTTCTGAGCCTCGACAAGAACT ATCTGCTGGTGGATCCGGCCAcggccgcagcagcagctgccgctgctggTGGGGATCAGGGGCTCGCCCACCACCACACGCTGACCAACGGCAGCATAGTTGATGCCAAGACCGGACAGACGGTGCTAACCGCCGGCTCTGCGGCGGCCAAGTCGCACTTCAGCTCGATCGGAGCGCTGCATCTCACGCAAGAGGAGTGCAATGAGATCCTGATCAAGCGCGCCATCGCTGCCGGCCACCATCAGACGCACACGATCACCGCTGCCGACGGATCCCATCACCATGCGTCCGGCGGGACACCAA TTCAAGTACAGAAAGTAATACAAGGACTGGAAGATAACGAGGACTCGCAGGGCGAAGCACCCAACTTAAAGTTGGAGCCAGGCACATTAGAGTTGTCCCCGAAGACCGAACTACAGGAATCAATGCATTTCAGCGAA ACGGACGCCACCATCAAAAAGGAACGCCCGTACAGTTGCGACGAGTGCGGCAAGTCCTTTCTGCTCAAGCATCATCTGACAACCCACGCACGCGTGCACACAGGTG GTGAACGCCCCCACATCTGCACCCACTGCGGCAAGagcttcgcgcacaagcactGTCTCAACACTCACCTGCTTCTTCACTCCACGGAGCGACCCTATCAGTGCCAGGAGTGCAAGAAGAGCTTCACCCTCAAGCACCATCTGCTGACCCATTCGCGTGTCCATAGCCGCGAGCGACCGTTCGTCTGTCAGGAGTGCGGACGTGCCTTTCCGCTGAAGCGCCACCTGGTCACGCACAGCAAGTTCCACGCAGGCGAGCGACCCTATGTCTGCGAGGAATGCGGGGAGAGCTTTGCTCAGGAAAACCACCTGATTATGCACTCGCG CTTCCATGGCTCGTTGAATCCATTTGTTTGTGCAGAGTGCGGAGCTTCGTTTCCACGCAAGTTCCAACTGGTTAACCACGGGCGCATTCACGGCAAGATCCCCCACTCGTGCACTGTGTGCGGCAAAGAATTTCTACAGAAGCGAACACTGGTTTCCCACATGAG GCGCGTACACACTGGCGAGCAGGCGCATCCCTGCGTCAGCTGCGGCGAGGGATTCCTTACCAAGGCCGAGCTACACCAGCATGTGAGGACGGCGCACAATGGCGTCAATCCGAACACAAGCAGTGCCACCATCATAGCCAATCAGCAG CAGCTGCAACAGGCCCATCACCATCAGGCCGGTCAACAGACGCATCCGCAGACCATAACTGTGGTGAGCAATCCGGGTAACTCCACGCTGCTAACTGTCTCCACGACAGATGCCAATGGCGTGGCGCGTCCACAGTTTGTGTGCCG CGAGTGTGGCAGCGCTTTTAACAGTCGAGAGGCCTTGGCACTTCACTTGCGCCTTCACACTGGCGATAAGAGCCTGATGACAGATCTGTGTGCCTTGACGGCCGCGCTGCCGGGACACTTCTTGAGCACGGCCAGCCTGAATCCAGGCACCGTGGTCACGGCCAACCCGAATCTGGTGGGCCAGAGCCCAGTGCCTGTGCAGATCATATCGTCCACCGGTCAGGTTATGTCGCAGACCACACTGGTGCAGGCCGCCAACTCGACCCATCCGCAGGCTGTGGTCACCGCGGTGCCCACGATGCCCGTAcacggccagcagcagcatctgcagcacgtggcccagcagcagcagcaacagcagcaacaacagcagcaacagcagcagcagcacgtTGTCGCCGTGGCGCCGGCCAACAAGCCCAAGTCGCATTTCTGCGCCAGCTGCGGCAAGGGATTCGCCGCCAAGCACGGACTCATGCAGCACAATAGGCGGCACCCGAACGGCGGATGCACGGTACGCACCCACGTGTGCGAGTGCGGCAAGGCCTTCTTCCAGAAGAACCACCTGATGCTGCACCAGCGCCAGCATCTCGAGACGAAGCCAGCCATATCCCAGCAACAG GAGGCCACTGCCCAGCAGCAATTGGCGGCTGCCGGCGAACAGCAGCAAGTGCAGGTGCAGATAATGCCCGATGGCCAGATCCACGGAAAGGTGATCAAGTACGAGATCTGCCGCAGTGTCTTGCCAGAGGatcagcagcaggagcagggcgACATGAGTGCGGACTAA
- the LOC108036906 gene encoding zinc finger protein 420 isoform X5, translating to MCAAQNPPPFGYTWGFADNGSRATESVLEISPNINYTVSGESMPYLLSTDGSLAVQKDVKGLTAGGKNNVVRRMFVVNDPSFPPGTQRVITAGGSTVVKKQDQNQQVLSLDKNYLLVDPATAAAAAAAAGGDQGLAHHHTLTNGSIVDAKTGQTVLTAGSAAAKSHFSSIGALHLTQEECNEILIKRAIAAGHHQTHTITAADGSHHHASGGTPSDILPGISVQVQKVIQGLEDNEDSQGEAPNLKLEPGTLELSPKTELQESMHFSETDATIKKERPYSCDECGKSFLLKHHLTTHARVHTGERPHICTHCGKSFAHKHCLNTHLLLHSTERPYQCQECKKSFTLKHHLLTHSRVHSRERPFVCQECGRAFPLKRHLVTHSKFHAGERPYVCEECGESFAQENHLIMHSRFHGSLNPFVCAECGASFPRKFQLVNHGRIHGKIPHSCTVCGKEFLQKRTLVSHMRRVHTGEQAHPCVSCGEGFLTKAELHQHVRTAHNGVNPNTSSATIIANQQLQQAHHHQAGQQTHPQTITVVSNPGNSTLLTVSTTDANGVARPQFVCRECGSAFNSREALALHLRLHTGDKSLMTDLCALTAALPGHFLSTASLNPGTVVTANPNLVGQSPVPVQIISSTGQVMSQTTLVQAANSTHPQAVVTAVPTMPVHGQQQHLQHVAQQQQQQQQQQQQQQQQHVVAVAPANKPKSHFCASCGKGFAAKHGLMQHNRRHPNGGCTVRTHVCECGKAFFQKNHLMLHQRQHLETKPAISQQQEATAQQQLAAAGEQQQVQVQIMPDGQIHGKVIKYEICRSVLPEDQQQEQGDMSAD from the exons ATGTGCGCCGCCCAGAATCCGCCGCCCTTCGGCTATACCTGGGGCTTTGCTGACAACGGCAGCCGCGCCACCGAATCGGTCCTGGAGATATCGCCGAACATCAACTACACGGTCAGCGGGGAGTCG ATGCCCTATCTGCTATCGACGGATGGATCATTAGCTGTTCAAAAGGACGTTAAAGGCCTGACAGCTGGCGGCAAAAATAATGTCGTACGTCGCATGTTCGTGGTAAACGATCCGTCATTTCCGCCTGGAACCCAGAG AGTTATCACCGCTGGAGGATCGACGGTGGTCAAGAAGCAGGACCAAAATCAGCAGGTTCTGAGCCTCGACAAGAACT ATCTGCTGGTGGATCCGGCCAcggccgcagcagcagctgccgctgctggTGGGGATCAGGGGCTCGCCCACCACCACACGCTGACCAACGGCAGCATAGTTGATGCCAAGACCGGACAGACGGTGCTAACCGCCGGCTCTGCGGCGGCCAAGTCGCACTTCAGCTCGATCGGAGCGCTGCATCTCACGCAAGAGGAGTGCAATGAGATCCTGATCAAGCGCGCCATCGCTGCCGGCCACCATCAGACGCACACGATCACCGCTGCCGACGGATCCCATCACCATGCGTCCGGCGGGACACCAA GTGACATACTTCCTGGTATTTCAGTTCAAGTACAGAAAGTAATACAAGGACTGGAAGATAACGAGGACTCGCAGGGCGAAGCACCCAACTTAAAGTTGGAGCCAGGCACATTAGAGTTGTCCCCGAAGACCGAACTACAGGAATCAATGCATTTCAGCGAA ACGGACGCCACCATCAAAAAGGAACGCCCGTACAGTTGCGACGAGTGCGGCAAGTCCTTTCTGCTCAAGCATCATCTGACAACCCACGCACGCGTGCACACAG GTGAACGCCCCCACATCTGCACCCACTGCGGCAAGagcttcgcgcacaagcactGTCTCAACACTCACCTGCTTCTTCACTCCACGGAGCGACCCTATCAGTGCCAGGAGTGCAAGAAGAGCTTCACCCTCAAGCACCATCTGCTGACCCATTCGCGTGTCCATAGCCGCGAGCGACCGTTCGTCTGTCAGGAGTGCGGACGTGCCTTTCCGCTGAAGCGCCACCTGGTCACGCACAGCAAGTTCCACGCAGGCGAGCGACCCTATGTCTGCGAGGAATGCGGGGAGAGCTTTGCTCAGGAAAACCACCTGATTATGCACTCGCG CTTCCATGGCTCGTTGAATCCATTTGTTTGTGCAGAGTGCGGAGCTTCGTTTCCACGCAAGTTCCAACTGGTTAACCACGGGCGCATTCACGGCAAGATCCCCCACTCGTGCACTGTGTGCGGCAAAGAATTTCTACAGAAGCGAACACTGGTTTCCCACATGAG GCGCGTACACACTGGCGAGCAGGCGCATCCCTGCGTCAGCTGCGGCGAGGGATTCCTTACCAAGGCCGAGCTACACCAGCATGTGAGGACGGCGCACAATGGCGTCAATCCGAACACAAGCAGTGCCACCATCATAGCCAATCAGCAG CTGCAACAGGCCCATCACCATCAGGCCGGTCAACAGACGCATCCGCAGACCATAACTGTGGTGAGCAATCCGGGTAACTCCACGCTGCTAACTGTCTCCACGACAGATGCCAATGGCGTGGCGCGTCCACAGTTTGTGTGCCG CGAGTGTGGCAGCGCTTTTAACAGTCGAGAGGCCTTGGCACTTCACTTGCGCCTTCACACTGGCGATAAGAGCCTGATGACAGATCTGTGTGCCTTGACGGCCGCGCTGCCGGGACACTTCTTGAGCACGGCCAGCCTGAATCCAGGCACCGTGGTCACGGCCAACCCGAATCTGGTGGGCCAGAGCCCAGTGCCTGTGCAGATCATATCGTCCACCGGTCAGGTTATGTCGCAGACCACACTGGTGCAGGCCGCCAACTCGACCCATCCGCAGGCTGTGGTCACCGCGGTGCCCACGATGCCCGTAcacggccagcagcagcatctgcagcacgtggcccagcagcagcagcaacagcagcaacaacagcagcaacagcagcagcagcacgtTGTCGCCGTGGCGCCGGCCAACAAGCCCAAGTCGCATTTCTGCGCCAGCTGCGGCAAGGGATTCGCCGCCAAGCACGGACTCATGCAGCACAATAGGCGGCACCCGAACGGCGGATGCACGGTACGCACCCACGTGTGCGAGTGCGGCAAGGCCTTCTTCCAGAAGAACCACCTGATGCTGCACCAGCGCCAGCATCTCGAGACGAAGCCAGCCATATCCCAGCAACAG GAGGCCACTGCCCAGCAGCAATTGGCGGCTGCCGGCGAACAGCAGCAAGTGCAGGTGCAGATAATGCCCGATGGCCAGATCCACGGAAAGGTGATCAAGTACGAGATCTGCCGCAGTGTCTTGCCAGAGGatcagcagcaggagcagggcgACATGAGTGCGGACTAA